A segment of the Phycisphaerae bacterium RAS1 genome:
GCAGCACAAAGGGATACGCCAGTCGCGTCATGCCGCCGCCCCCCGTGCCGCGGGGCCGATGGGTGGCTGTACTTGGCGCTCAGCCGCCGCCGCGGTCGCGTTCACGAAGGCGCGGGCAGTCTGAAGCGCGGCGTCGGCGTCTTCGCGGCGCGGCTGGAGCGCAGCGTATTTCACCATGTCGCAGGCTTCGAGGAAGGCCCGCAGCTTGTCCGCTTCGTACGGCAGCCGCCCGCGGTCGCGGCTGATGAGCGTCAGGAATTCCTCGGTCGTTTTTTCAGGCGCGGCCAGCGCGAACTTTCGCTCGACGTACGCGCGCACGATTTCGGTGAGACGATAGTAGTAGTCGCGCGCCTCCCCACGCTCGACCAGCCCGGCGGCCTCCAGCTCTTTCAGGCAGCGCATCGCCCACACTTCCGGCAGAATCGGCGGCGGCGGACGCAGGGCACGCAGCCGCAGCCAGCGCACGAGCAGTAACGCAGCCGCCACGGCCGCCAGCAAAGCTCCGCCCAGAAGCGACCATTCCCACCATGTCCAGCGCCGCGGCGGCGGCAGCAGCGTTGCGGTGATGTCGCGCGGCGCCTGCACACTGTCCTGCGTCGTCAGCGCCGAGCGCACCTCGACCTTCAACGTGCCGGCGGCGATCTCATTGGACTCGGCCGGCTGCGAAGCCGCCGCATTCCGCCTGTACTTGACGACCAGCGGCGGGATTTCGAGTGTACCGGAAACGAACGTGTCGACTCGGAACGTGCGCCGCCAGAGTTTCCCCCCCTCCGGCAGCGGGCGCGGATCGGGCGTCTGCATCTCGCGCACCGTGAGACCGCTGAGCTCGGCCGAACCGGGCAATTCGACTTCAAACTCCTCCGGCGTCTTCATCTCAACTGTGACGGTGAAGCTGTCGCCGACCCACAGTTCCGTCGGTTCCGCGCGGACGACCAGTTTCAGCGGACCGCGCTCGGCGGTGTCGGAAACGCCCGGGAGGGCGGGCGGCGTCGCGTCGCGGCAGGCCGCGAAGATCAGCAGCGCAAGGGCGGATACGGCACTCAGCGACGACCGAACAGGGCCGGATCGTGAAAGCCCCGGAGAGCTTGGGAGTAAATTGGGTGGGGCGGGCGTCTCGCCCGTCCCGGCCGCATCAGGAGCGGGCAAGATGCCCGTTCCAGCCCAGGCGTACCCACGGCTTGCGCCGTGGGCTTTGTTCTCTCGCCGCTCCGCGGCTGAATTAGGTTCTCGCCGGCACCGGTTCATCGCCGCCTCTCCCGCCGGCGGAAGAAGCGCGTCAGCGGCATGACGAACGGCTCGCCGGTGGCAACGGCGATCGTGTCGATGCCCAGCTTGTGAAACTCGGCCGTCAGCCGCGTCCGGCGCTGCTCAACCAGCGCCGAAAAACGCCGGCGAAACGCGCGCGTCGACGTGTCCACCAGCACCTGCTCGCCGGTTTCGGGGTCGAGCAATTCCAGGTAGCGCACTCGCGGCAGCTCGCGCTCGCGCACGTCGGAAACGAAGATCGGAATCAGGTCGTGCCGATGCCGCACAATCCGCAGCGGCCCGGAAAAATCCCCGGTCTGAAAATCGCTGATGAGAAACACCACCGAGCGGCGCGTCAGCACGCGCTCCAGATACCGCAGCGCCAGCGACACGTCCGTCCCGCGGCCGGTCGGGCTGCGGCCATCCGGGCGCTCGTGCGGGCGCGGAACGTACGCCGGCGCTTCGGCCGGATCGCGATAGAGCAGCTCGCGGACGACCCGCAGCACGTGCCGCGCGCCTTTTCGGGCGGGAACAAACCGCTCGATCCGATCGGTGAAGAGCAACAGCCCGACCTTGTCGTTGTTCTGAATCGCCGACAGCGCCAGCGTCGCCCCCAGTTCCGCCACCAGCTCGCTTTTGAGCTGCTCGCGCGTGCCGAAGTCCTGCGACGCACTCACGTCGACCACCAGCATCACCGTCAGCTCGCGCTCCTCGCGGTAGCTCTTGATGAACGGCCGCCCGGCGCGGGCCGTCACATTCCAGTCGATCGTCCGCACGTCGTCGCCGGGCTGATACTCGCGCACCTCCTCGAACTCCATCCCGCGCCCTTTGAAGGCGGAGTGATACTGCCCCGCGAACACGTCGTTGACGACGGCCGAGGTGATGATCTGGATGCGGCGGACTTTCTTCAAAACTTCAGTCGGAACCATCGTCCATTCTTCCAGGTATCCACCACCCTAGCGTAGGGCGCAAGTTCATCGCGGCGCAGGCCATGGGGAGCATCGGCGTCCCGCCGGTGCGAATCCCGCATTCGCACCGGCCAGAGGCCGATGCTCCCCGCGCAGCCTTCGCGAAACCTCCTTTGAGGCACCACACTAGACGGACCGCACCGCCGCCGCCGTCAGGAATCAGCGCACTAACACACCCGTCGCCCATGTGCTCGGGTCGGCGTTCCAGCCCAGCTCGTCATTCACGCTCAGATGCTGCCCGCCATGCCCCGAGTCCTTGATCTTGTAGAAGATGCCGATCCGCGGGTGCTCGGCCGGGTCCCAGCCGTTCAGGCACGCCGACGGGATGAAAACTTCGAGCTGATACGCGCTGCGCTCGACGTGCGCCGCGGCCTTGATCAGCGTCAGGTCGCAGCGCGGCGGCGGCTCCTTCGCCCGGCTCATCTTGTGACTGCCGACCAGCGGGGCTTTCCTGTTCGGCCCGCCGCCGACCGGCAGGACATAGAAAAAATGGCAGAAGCGCGTCGCCCGTTTGACGTCGCGTGCGTCGCGCGTGTCCACGCAGATGCGCACGCCGTCGTTTTTCCACCACGCATCCGCATCCGCCTTCGGCGGCCCCTTGCGGTTGGGCACGTCGCACGCGAAAAACAGGCCGTCGTCGTTCCAGCCCCAGTACACGTCCGCGAACGCGTCGTCTCCCTCCAGCTCAACCAGCGGCGGCACGAGCGATTCGCGCGGCCAGTCACGCAGGTCGCCGTCAATCCGCGGCGCCTTGACGAGAAATCGGACCGGCAGCTCGAACTGAAAAAACGCCCGGCGGCAGATGGCATCAAGCATAGCGGACTGAGAGTAGCGACCGGCAGCAGGGCCGCCAAGTCTCCGGCGGTTGTCCGAACCCGCCGCGCCAAGCGGCGGGGTGAGGTCCGGGCGCGTTCGCAGCGGCGCGTCGCAGACTGACGCCGAGCGCGGCGCGCACCTCACCCCGCCGCTTGGCGCGGCGGGTTCGGAAAGAAGAGCCGCCCGCCCGGAAAAATGGGCACACCCTACAGTGCGGGCTGCCCGAGGAGTGCGGGCTGCCCGAGGAGTGCGGGCTGCCCGAGGAGCGCGGGCGTCTCGCCCGTCCCCTGCGGTTTCACGAACGGGCAAGATGCCCGTTCAACCCGAACATCTGCCGCCTACGCCTTCGCCGGCGACACGCCCGAGCTTCCGCGCGGCGCCGGCGGCGTCGCGCCGGCCGGATTGCCGCCCCCCGCCCGCTCCTGTTGCAGGAACCAATCGATCGTCAGCGGAATGCCGACGTCATATGTTATCGTCGAGTCCCAGCCGAGCTTCTGGCGCGCCTTGTCCGCCGAAAAGTATGTCAGCCGGCCCATCAGCCAGACCGCATAGCGCGTGACGAAGGGCGGCTTCTTCCAGTTGAACATGTGCCCCAGACACTCAAGCACAAAGCCGGCGAAGTAGGCCAGCTTGTACGGCACGCGAATCGTCGGCGGCGGGCAGCCAAGCGTCCTGGCCAGCAGCTCAAAGTACTGAAGCTGCGTGATGTCCCCGTCGTTGCTGATGTTGAACGCTTCCCCGTTGGCGTCGCTGCGGCCGGCCGCGGTGATGGCCGCCTCGGCGATGTTGCCGGCGTATACCACGTTCAGGCGGTTGTGCCCGCGCCCGAGAATCCGCGCTCGGCCCTGCCGGATCATCGTCACCAGCCGCGCAATCGTGGCCCGGTCGCGCGGACCGTAGATCCACGCCGGGCGGATCACCGTCAGGCCGATCTTGCCGGTGCGATGCACCTTCCACGCCAGTTCCTCGGCGGCGATCTTCGAACGCGTGTAGTAGGCCCATTTGTAGAGCTTGTAGCCCAGCGGGTAACTTTCA
Coding sequences within it:
- a CDS encoding 3 beta-hydroxysteroid dehydrogenase/Delta 5-->4-isomerase, with amino-acid sequence MNLVTGATGLLGSHIVEQLRKRNMPVRVLVRRGSDPSWLLTQGVEFVDGDVTDRESLRRACEGVDVVYHAAARVGDWGPWADFQRITIDGTQNILDAAVAARVRRFVHISSISTYGYHTGDYTVDESYPLGYKLYKWAYYTRSKIAAEELAWKVHRTGKIGLTVIRPAWIYGPRDRATIARLVTMIRQGRARILGRGHNRLNVVYAGNIAEAAITAAGRSDANGEAFNISNDGDITQLQYFELLARTLGCPPPTIRVPYKLAYFAGFVLECLGHMFNWKKPPFVTRYAVWLMGRLTYFSADKARQKLGWDSTITYDVGIPLTIDWFLQQERAGGGNPAGATPPAPRGSSGVSPAKA